From a region of the Odocoileus virginianus isolate 20LAN1187 ecotype Illinois chromosome 1, Ovbor_1.2, whole genome shotgun sequence genome:
- the RNF32 gene encoding RING finger protein 32 isoform X4 yields MLRNKGHSSKQDNLAVTAVALQDHIVHDLQLQNLSIADSSKTKVQKTENRSKSLRRNTKALIDTGLKKTTQGGPKVEDPEKEYVLDPKPPPLTLAQKLGLFDPPPLPLSADEWARVKQRSVEQGDSTQPCPICREEFGLHPQVLLSCSHVFHRACLQAFEKFTNKKTCPLCRKNQYQTRVICDGARLFKIKCATRIQASWRGHVVRRWYRDLRRTVPPTDAKLRRKFFEAKVMVPSKVAVSVCKRKSESWLM; encoded by the exons ATGTTAAGAAATAAG GGTCATTCCTCCAAACAGGATAACTTAGCAGTCACTGCAGTGGCTTTACAAGATCACATTGTACATGATCTTCAACTTCAAAATCTTTCAATAGCAGACTCTTCTAAGACAAAGGTACAAAAGACAGAGAACAGATCCAAATCTctaagaagaaatacaaaggcCCTAATAGATACTGGACTTAAGAAAACCACACAAGGAGGCCCTAAAGTGGAAGATCCAGAAAAAGAATATGTTCTTGATCCAAAACCACCACCATTAACTTTAG CACAGAAGTTGGGCCTCTTTGACCCTCCCCCATTGCCACTGTCGGCGGATGAATGGGCCAGAGTGAAGCAGAGATCCGTGGAGCAGGGAGACTCCACGCAGCCGTGCCCGATATGCAGAGAGGAGTTTGGACTTCACCCGCAG GTGCTGCTCTCCTGCTCCCACGTGTTCCACAGG GCTTGCCTTCAGGCTTTTGAAAAGTTCACAAATAAAAAAACGTGTCCTCTCTGTAGAAAGAACCAGTACCAAACCCGGGTGATCTGCGATGGGGCCCGACTCTTCAAAATCAAGTGTGCGACCAG GATCCAGGCGTCCTGGCGCGGACACGTGGTCAGGAGGTGGTACCGGGACCTGAGGAGGACGGTGCCGCCCACAGATGCCAAGCTGAGGAGGAAGTTCTTTGAAGCCAAG GTAATGGTTCCAAGCAAGGTAGCTGTCAGTGTGtgcaaaagaaaatcagaatcatGGCTCATGTGA
- the RNF32 gene encoding RING finger protein 32 isoform X3, with amino-acid sequence MLRNKGHSSKQDNLAVTAVALQDHIVHDLQLQNLSIADSSKTKVQKTENRSKSLRRNTKALIDTGLKKTTQGGPKVEDPEKEYVLDPKPPPLTLAQKLGLFDPPPLPLSADEWARVKQRSVEQGDSTQPCPICREEFGLHPQVLLSCSHVFHRACLQAFEKFTNKKTCPLCRKNQYQTRVICDGARLFKIKCATRIQASWRGHVVRRWYRDLRRTVPPTDAKLRRKFFEAKRKERKRAQVFTPPEQRMDLLASPKCERVLEINNCGFCLFL; translated from the exons ATGTTAAGAAATAAG GGTCATTCCTCCAAACAGGATAACTTAGCAGTCACTGCAGTGGCTTTACAAGATCACATTGTACATGATCTTCAACTTCAAAATCTTTCAATAGCAGACTCTTCTAAGACAAAGGTACAAAAGACAGAGAACAGATCCAAATCTctaagaagaaatacaaaggcCCTAATAGATACTGGACTTAAGAAAACCACACAAGGAGGCCCTAAAGTGGAAGATCCAGAAAAAGAATATGTTCTTGATCCAAAACCACCACCATTAACTTTAG CACAGAAGTTGGGCCTCTTTGACCCTCCCCCATTGCCACTGTCGGCGGATGAATGGGCCAGAGTGAAGCAGAGATCCGTGGAGCAGGGAGACTCCACGCAGCCGTGCCCGATATGCAGAGAGGAGTTTGGACTTCACCCGCAG GTGCTGCTCTCCTGCTCCCACGTGTTCCACAGG GCTTGCCTTCAGGCTTTTGAAAAGTTCACAAATAAAAAAACGTGTCCTCTCTGTAGAAAGAACCAGTACCAAACCCGGGTGATCTGCGATGGGGCCCGACTCTTCAAAATCAAGTGTGCGACCAG GATCCAGGCGTCCTGGCGCGGACACGTGGTCAGGAGGTGGTACCGGGACCTGAGGAGGACGGTGCCGCCCACAGATGCCAAGCTGAGGAGGAAGTTCTTTGAAGCCAAG agaaaagaaaggaaacggGCTCAAGTTTTCACACCTCCTGAGCAACGGATGGACCTCCTGGCGTCACCAAAATGCGAGagagttttagaaataaataactgTGGTTTCTGCCTTTTCCTTTAA
- the RNF32 gene encoding RING finger protein 32 isoform X2, translating into MLRNKGHSSKQDNLAVTAVALQDHIVHDLQLQNLSIADSSKTKVQKTENRSKSLRRNTKALIDTGLKKTTQGGPKVEDPEKEYVLDPKPPPLTLAQKLGLFDPPPLPLSADEWARVKQRSVEQGDSTQPCPICREEFGLHPQVLLSCSHVFHRACLQAFEKFTNKKTCPLCRKNQYQTRVICDGARLFKIKCATRIQASWRGHVVRRWYRDLRRTVPPTDAKLRRKFFEAKISFSSHLIKEREVAQSCPTLCDPRDCSPPGSCVHGVLQARVLEWVAISFSIIKLVKLDKVKFRASVCVSTL; encoded by the exons ATGTTAAGAAATAAG GGTCATTCCTCCAAACAGGATAACTTAGCAGTCACTGCAGTGGCTTTACAAGATCACATTGTACATGATCTTCAACTTCAAAATCTTTCAATAGCAGACTCTTCTAAGACAAAGGTACAAAAGACAGAGAACAGATCCAAATCTctaagaagaaatacaaaggcCCTAATAGATACTGGACTTAAGAAAACCACACAAGGAGGCCCTAAAGTGGAAGATCCAGAAAAAGAATATGTTCTTGATCCAAAACCACCACCATTAACTTTAG CACAGAAGTTGGGCCTCTTTGACCCTCCCCCATTGCCACTGTCGGCGGATGAATGGGCCAGAGTGAAGCAGAGATCCGTGGAGCAGGGAGACTCCACGCAGCCGTGCCCGATATGCAGAGAGGAGTTTGGACTTCACCCGCAG GTGCTGCTCTCCTGCTCCCACGTGTTCCACAGG GCTTGCCTTCAGGCTTTTGAAAAGTTCACAAATAAAAAAACGTGTCCTCTCTGTAGAAAGAACCAGTACCAAACCCGGGTGATCTGCGATGGGGCCCGACTCTTCAAAATCAAGTGTGCGACCAG GATCCAGGCGTCCTGGCGCGGACACGTGGTCAGGAGGTGGTACCGGGACCTGAGGAGGACGGTGCCGCCCACAGATGCCAAGCTGAGGAGGAAGTTCTTTGAAGCCAAG atttccttttctAGTCACCtcataaaagaaagagaagtcgctcagtcgtgtccaactctttgcgaccccagggactgtagcccaccaggctcctgcgtccatggggttctccaggcaagagtactggagtgggttgccatttccttctccatcataaaACTTGTAAAATTGGATAAGGTGAAATTCAGAGCAAGCGTTTGTGTGTCCACCTTATGA